TACGAGCAACTATTTTATATGGTAATTTTTTACCGCTTACTTTTTCGAAAGTATGAATAACTTCTAAAACAGAACTTCCGGTTCCTGTACCCAAATTAAAAGTTTCTACTTTAGCTGTATTCTTTTTATTTAACAATCGTTGTAAAGCAATTACATGCGCTTTTGCCAAATCAACAACATGAATATAATCCCGCACCGCTGTTCCATCAGGAGTTGGGTAATCATCCCCATAAACTGATAATTCTTGGCGCAAACCAAAACCAGTTTGAGTAATAAATGGCACTAGGTTTTGTGGAACTCCAATAGGCAACTCCCCAATTTCAGCAGACGGATGTGCTCCAATAGGATTAAAATAGCGCAATAAAATAGCATTAATACTAGTTACTTTAGCAGTGTCAGTGATAATCTCTTCACCTATTTGTTTGGTATTTCCATAAGGAGACATAGCCGTTTGAATGGAAGCATCCTCCGTTATTGGCATTTTTTCAGCTTGCCCATAAACCGTACAAGAAGAACTAAAAATAAAGTTGGCTTCTGGTTTTTGTTGCAATTCTTGCAAAATATATACTAATGAATTGATATTGTTTTCATAATACAACAATGGATTTTCAACACTTTCACCCACTGCTTTTGAAGCAGCAAAATGTATCACTCCAGAAATATCAGGATGCCTTTTGAAAA
Above is a window of Flavobacterium sp. 123 DNA encoding:
- the galE gene encoding UDP-glucose 4-epimerase GalE → MKILVTGGLGFIGSHTVVELQNEGFEVIVVDNLSNTTLEVLDRIQNITGKVPAFEKLDLREKDKVQDFFKRHPDISGVIHFAASKAVGESVENPLLYYENNINSLVYILQELQQKPEANFIFSSSCTVYGQAEKMPITEDASIQTAMSPYGNTKQIGEEIITDTAKVTSINAILLRYFNPIGAHPSAEIGELPIGVPQNLVPFITQTGFGLRQELSVYGDDYPTPDGTAVRDYIHVVDLAKAHVIALQRLLNKKNTAKVETFNLGTGTGSSVLEVIHTFEKVSGKKLPYKIVARREGDITSAYANTDKANTVLGWKAQSTLEEAMASAWKWEQKIRS